From Bos taurus isolate L1 Dominette 01449 registration number 42190680 breed Hereford chromosome 29, ARS-UCD2.0, whole genome shotgun sequence, a single genomic window includes:
- the INS gene encoding insulin preproprotein, producing the protein MALWTRLAPLLALLALWAPAPARAFVNQHLCGSHLVEALYLVCGERGFFYTPKARREVEGPQVGALELAGGPGAGGLEGPPQKRGIVEQCCASVCSLYQLENYCN; encoded by the exons ATGGCCCTGTGGACACGCCTGGCGCCCCTGCTGGCCCTGCTGGCGCTCTgggcccccgccccggcccgcgcCTTCGTCAACCAGCATCTGTGTGGCTCCCACCTGGTGGAGGCGCTGTACCTGGTGTGCGGAGAGCGCGGCTTCTTCTACACGCCCAAGGCCCGCCGGGAGGTGGAGGGCCCCCAGG TGGGGGCGCTGGAGCTGGCCGGAGGCCCGGGCGCGGGCGGCCTGGAGGGGCCCCCGCAGAAGCGTGGCATCGTGGAGCAGTGCTGTGCCAGCGTCTGCTCGCTCTACCAGCTGGAGAACTACTGTAACTAG